The window GCACAGCCCCCTTCCTTTCACTTTCTCCGAAACAGACTACCCCATTGTTTTATTCAGGCCCTATGATACAGGTGCATGAAATACAGATGCCCTACATGCGGATACATCTACGACGAAGAAGAGGCCGGTGTCAAGTTCGCCGATCTCCCTGACGACTGGGAGTGCCCCATCTGCGGAGAACCGAAATCCGAATTCGTCGCAATGGACTGATCACAGTCCGTCTATCTTCACGAATTGGGTGTTCTGCTTACGGCGGATGTTGTCGAGGAACTCCTCGGCCATCTTGTTTCCCGCCCTGGCAGAGCGCCCGAACCTTTCCATCGCCTTCTCTACATCCTGCTGTACGCCAAGACCTTCGAAGTACATCCTCGCGGTCATGAACAGCGCATCCCCGTCCTCGCTCTGGGAGACCTCGTCGTAGAGTGCGAACGCCTTCCCGAAGTCCCTCTCCGTGCCCCTACCCTCGTAATACATCGTGGCAAGGTTGAACTTGGCGGGCCCGAATCCCTTCTCCGAGGCCGACGTGTACCACTTGAACGCCCCCGCGTCACCGCCCGGGATGATCCCGTCCTCGGTCATGCGGGCCATCCTGAACTCCGCCTCCGGGATGCCGGCCTCTGCCGCCTTGGAGAACCATCTGGCACTTTGTTTCTCATCCTTGGCGGTACCGACTCCTTCGGACAGCATGTAGCCTATCATGAACATGGCCTCTGGATTCCCTGCCTCCGCCGATTTGGAATAGTAATGGTATGCCTTCTTCGGATCCGGTTCGGTGCCGTAACCGTGGAGATATATCGCGGCGATCTCGGGATATGCGAGCTCGATCCCTCCGTCCGCCGCCTTCTCGAACCATTCCCTGCACTTCTGCTTGTCCTCGGGGAATCCGTACGAGCCTGTATAGATGGTCCCGAGCCTGAACATCGCCGGGGTGTTGCCGGCCTCTGCGGACCTCTCGTAGAGCTCCACGGCGCCCTCGATGTCCTTCTCCGTGCCCATTCCGTTCATCTTCATCTCGGCCAGACCGAAACAGCCCTCCGGCGAACCCAGGTCCGCTGCGCGGGAGAACAGGGCGACCGCCCTTGAGGGATTGGTCTGATAGCAGTTGACCGCCTGCATGCAGAGCTCGGAGACATCTTCCATGGTCGTGTAATGGGGATGCTCGATAAAACCGCATCGCATATATCCGTAAATCCATCCACCTCCCATGAACAACTCACTCAAACTGGCCGCGATAGTGCTCGCCGGTGCCCTGATGGTCATCTCGGCCTTCATCGTCCTGAACAGGGATGCGTTCCTCGAGGATCCGGGATTCTTCACGATCCTCTCAGGGGTCATCGCGCTGCTCGTATTCGGTGCCATGATAGTCATGTTTTACCTGTCCCGCAAGGGCAGATTCTGATGCCCTCCGGGGTCTCTACGATTTCCGTAAATCGGTCGTAAAGTCATAGTTGCGCGGTACAAAGTTAAGCCGTCACCTTTTATACGCTACGATATTCGTAGAACCGTTTCCTTTATATTATATACAGTGAAAAACATCACTTTTCCGATGGGATTATGAAGGTAGGTATAGACCTCGGAACAACATACTCTGCAGTAGCAAGATATGACACGAATACAAACAAGCCAGTGATGATAAACAACTCGTTCGGAAAGGAGATCACTCCCTCCGTCATCTGCTTCTTGGATGACGGCGACATCCTCGTCGGAGAGGATGCCAAGGATATGCAGTCCAACGGAACGGGTCTCAGCGCCGCCGCTTTCAAGCGCAACATGGGTGACGGATCCACCGTCGTCAGCTTCAACGGCAAGGACTACACCGCCGAGGACCTGTCCGCCATGCTCTTGAAGCACCTCATCGAGGATGCGGAGAAGACGACGGGCGAGAAGATCGAGGAGGCCGTCATTACCGTCCCCGCATACTTCGAGGACGCACAGAGGACCTCCACGAAGCGTGCGGGAGAATCCTGCGGCATCAAGGTCCCCAAGATCATCAACGAGCCCACGGCGGCGGCCATATCTTATGGATACAAGCACTCCGCGGACAAGACCCTCCTGGTCTACGACCTCGGAGGCGGAACGTTCGATGTCACGATCGTCAGGATCACTAAGGGCAACATCGAGGTTATCGGTACCAACGGAAACCACATCCTCGGAGGGAAGGACTGGGACGCGGCCATCGTCAAGTACGTCTGCGACAAGTTCAACAACGAGTTCGATGTGGACCCCAGGGACGACCTGTCCACCAAGAACGAACTCATCGTGGCCGCAGAGGGCTACAAGAAGACGCTCTCCATCGCCGAGAACGTCACCATCCCCGTGAACTACGAGGGATACTCCGAGAAGTACACACTTTCAAGGGAGGAGTTCGAGTCCATGACCGAGCACCTCATGAACGCGACCAAGGACGTCTGCGAGGAGCTCATCGAGTCCCTCAGCATGAAGTGGACCGACATCGACGAGATCCTCCTCTGCGGGGGTTCCACCAGGATGCCGGGCGTAGCGAAGTTCCTCAGGGACTTCACCGGACGCGAGGTCGTCAGCCACAGCGACACCGACCTTGCAGTCGCGAAGGGAGCGGCCATCACGGCTGAGCTCTACAGCAGCAGCGCCACCGGCCTCAGGGCCACCATGCAGATCTCCGATGTCACCGCCCACAGCCTGGGAGCGCTCTCCCTCAGCCAAGACGGGAAGAAGTACGTCAACGAGATCATGATCAAGCGCAACTCCAAGGTCCCCAGCACCTGCAGGAAGCAGTTCTCAATCAAGGCCGGCAACATGACCGACAAGATCGAGGTCTACACACTACAGGGAGAATCCAGGGTGCCCTTGGACTGCAACGTCCTCGCAAAGGTTGTGATCACAGGATTCTACAACGACGGTAAGGGAATCATCGTCGACATCGAGTACAACTACGACGAGAACGGAATCGTCAACATCAAGGCGTTCCAGGGCGAGGAGGCACTGGACGTCAAGTCTGAGCCCGTTCCCGAC of the methanogenic archaeon mixed culture ISO4-G1 genome contains:
- a CDS encoding rubredoxin, whose protein sequence is MKYRCPTCGYIYDEEEAGVKFADLPDDWECPICGEPKSEFVAMD
- a CDS encoding Sel1 domain-containing protein, with the protein product MTIMAPNTSSAMTPERIVKNPGSSRNASLFRTMKAEMTIRAPASTIAASLSELFMGGGWIYGYMRCGFIEHPHYTTMEDVSELCMQAVNCYQTNPSRAVALFSRAADLGSPEGCFGLAEMKMNGMGTEKDIEGAVELYERSAEAGNTPAMFRLGTIYTGSYGFPEDKQKCREWFEKAADGGIELAYPEIAAIYLHGYGTEPDPKKAYHYYSKSAEAGNPEAMFMIGYMLSEGVGTAKDEKQSARWFSKAAEAGIPEAEFRMARMTEDGIIPGGDAGAFKWYTSASEKGFGPAKFNLATMYYEGRGTERDFGKAFALYDEVSQSEDGDALFMTARMYFEGLGVQQDVEKAMERFGRSARAGNKMAEEFLDNIRRKQNTQFVKIDGL
- a CDS encoding molecular chaperone DnaK, translated to MKVGIDLGTTYSAVARYDTNTNKPVMINNSFGKEITPSVICFLDDGDILVGEDAKDMQSNGTGLSAAAFKRNMGDGSTVVSFNGKDYTAEDLSAMLLKHLIEDAEKTTGEKIEEAVITVPAYFEDAQRTSTKRAGESCGIKVPKIINEPTAAAISYGYKHSADKTLLVYDLGGGTFDVTIVRITKGNIEVIGTNGNHILGGKDWDAAIVKYVCDKFNNEFDVDPRDDLSTKNELIVAAEGYKKTLSIAENVTIPVNYEGYSEKYTLSREEFESMTEHLMNATKDVCEELIESLSMKWTDIDEILLCGGSTRMPGVAKFLRDFTGREVVSHSDTDLAVAKGAAITAELYSSSATGLRATMQISDVTAHSLGALSLSQDGKKYVNEIMIKRNSKVPSTCRKQFSIKAGNMTDKIEVYTLQGESRVPLDCNVLAKVVITGFYNDGKGIIVDIEYNYDENGIVNIKAFQGEEALDVKSEPVPDDIRWMGGDPADRPSEDTVAKNIAICVDLSRSMEGEPIQAAKDSIRNFVRTLADDRTKFSLIGFGDKVKVVQELTDDTGIIFSSIEDLQVKMLGRGTDASPLSTARSVLASSPGVGIIVVLTDGIWGKRDRAVEQALDCKNDNITIIAIGLGEADTSFLRQIATVDDGALFTTIDKLGDTFGTIATAISTGNMGLAVR